TTTGGCTTTGTAGGGCATGAGAATGAAGGCTTATAGGACAGCACCTGTGTGGCTGGCTGTCGCCCCTCTGTGGTCTTGCATGGTCTTGCTTTTGAGCCCACTTCCCCTTCTGGCTCAGCCACCTTAAAACAGACACTacctcattttctccttttatgtCATCAATGGGCTCGACACAGGGCCAGGCCCAGAAGTGACTACTATGTAAGgaggggatggtggtggtggatgAACACCAGGTCTCCAAAGACCTCCACTCCTACCCTGCCCCACCAACCCTATGGTGCTAGCAAGGCAACTGAGAATTCAGACAACAGCACTTTATTTTAAGACTTGATTTTTTTGCCATGATTTTCTATAGATTCTTCCATGATGCTATCATCTTCTTCAATAGTGACCAGGACCTTCTTGCCCACCAGATTAAAGATGTCCTCAGGAGGATAGCCTTTGGGTTCGCCCACCTTCACAGTAAGCATGTCCAGTGTCAGAATGGTGCCTTCTGGAATTTTCACTTTGGCCACCACAGACTTGCCTAGCTGTGGATAAAATTTAGACTCAGTGCCAGCTTCAGAGAAGTAACAAGTACACACTGCTTTACACTCAAAGTCCCTGAGCAGTCTTCACAAGGTACCTTGGGAGCAAGGACTGGTTGTCCCCTACACTGCCCAAAACAATATCTCACACACAGCAGGGATTTGGTCAATATGGGGGTGGGGATGAACTCAGAGACTCAGAGGAAGGGAGTTCAGAATTAAATGCAAAGGAAAGGGCTCAGGCTATGTAGACAAACAAGTTCAAGTCCCAGTGAGCCAGGAATAAGCTACATTTTAGTTTCcctgtaaaataggaaataacGGTGCCTGTGTATTGCTGAATGATGTAAGGATTAGTGATTGCATATTATGTATCTGGAACATAGAATGCTGTCAGCACAGTGATTCCTTTTGTTACCACTTAACATCTCACTGTGAACACTGGGAAACTAAGGCTGACAGAAAGCAGTACCTTGGCCAAAGTTGCAAACAGCCAGGATGAGAACCCagaacaggggtgtccaacctgtagccTGTAGccatatgctgattttgtgaggacttttttttgcttatctatgctgttggatatcacaaaaagtatgcatggacctttttttgttAATCACCTCTCTACTTAGTGTtcatgtatttaatatgtggcccaagacaactctcattcttccaatgtgtggcagaggggaaaaaaggctggacaccctTGACCTAGAGAGTGAGATTCTTGACTCCCAGTTCACTGTTCTCGAGGGGCACAAACTTTACTGCTACTTTGGTAAAACAGGAGTCTGGCGGATGGATGACAGGAAGAGAGCTGCCTAGGAGGGGCAGATAGAACAGGCATGTGAGGCAATGAAGGGGGCCTCACGCTCATGACCAGTGTTTCTGTCTTCTCCATCAATGCATTCAAACAAATTATCTATTTTGTTATTCCACATCCTCCATGTGAGAGCCCAAGGGATCAATTCTGCGTGGAATTTAGTGCCAGGATACGATGCCTGTCCTGTTATAGTTTACTGTTTTCTCAGGCAGCCAAATTAGTGCTCGGCTGCTGCAAATCTCATTCTGGTTTCTGGTgtaattctcttcccttttcctttataaagtactttatttccttttactaACATTTTGATTTcctggtatatatacatatttaattagCCAGCAGGTAGGCCCCACTAGAATAAAAGATGACAATATTCCCCAGGCATGGCGGGTATTTGATCTTTGCTCTGACTCAGACAGTGTGCAGCAGAGTAGGTGTGCCTGCATGCCCCACAGGCCCAAGAAAACCGGCTCTATGACTCAGAAGGCAAGAAGGTTCCAGGCCATAGCTTCTAAGAAGCCCTTACAGTCAGTGTGCCAGGCTGTGTTTCTTGGCCTCATTATCCCCTCTGAAGATCAGGGACACACAAGGAATATTTACCTCCATTTTCACCCACCAACCCCCTGTGATGACTCACTGACACCCATTTAGCGCCTCCCCTGCTTAGGGAATGCCACAGGCTCTTCTCCCAATGTCAAGCAGAACCCCCTGCCTAAATGTTTCTCAGGTTTTTCAGACCTTACCTGCTCCAGACATGACCTATCCCAGGGCTCAGCCCCGCTTACATCTCCTGGAATCTAGGAGCAGTGGGGCCACAGGCTGCAGAGATTTAGAGTAACTCAACTCTAACATGATCCCAGGTAGCCAGAGAAACCACTAACATTCCCCTTATGTAAGTAATGTATTTCTCCTACTGCTACGATTAACCACTGTACAAGTTACTGCTGTTATGAGTAGCACAGTTTTGCTGCTGCTAACAAGCCTGAAGAAGCTCAGAGGGACTGATGCAATACTCCTTTGCCCCCTCATTGGCCTGGCTCGGATAGGGCTGGGACTGACTTTCCTCTCACATCAGCCCACTTTGTCCCCACTCACAGCAGGGGAGCTGAGTGGAGTTGGGCAGGACAGGACCCACCTTCTCATTGCAGGCCATCTCACAGGGCAGCAGCTGCTTGGTCGGGGAGCCCAGGGCCCTCTCCACCAGGCGCACAGCCCGAACCAGCTCAGCCAGTTCTCCAGGGTCCAGTGAGGCTGAGTGGTCACTCCCCTTCCAGGTCTTGTCCAATGTTATGTGACGTTCCAATACCTTGGCCCCCAGAGCCACTGCAGCCACAGATATGGCTATGCCTGTTTCATGCCCAGAGTACCCTACAGGAATGTCAGGAAAGACCTTCTGGTAttcctttaaaatagaaaaaggagaaaaaggttaAATATTGTGGTGCTTTAGACATATTCTCCAAGATCAGGCAGATCTGGGTTGAACTCAGTTTAGCCATTCACTAGCTGGACAACTGTGAGCAAGATACTGAAGTTCTTTCAGCCCCTCTTTCCTGGGGATTATAAAAGCACTTGTGCAGGGCTGTTGTGAAAATTATGAATGCATGCAAAGCACTCAGCATATCGTAAATGCTCCAAAAACAATGGTACTGTTATCATTAACAATGAATTTTAAGAATGTTTCAcacttattataccctcaatgaatccccaatgataaaaaaaaaaaaaaaaaaaaaaactctgtgggGGAAATGGGATGAAATACaagttgaagaagaaaaaaaaaaaaaaaagaatgtttcgtTGCACAAACTACCAGGAATAACAACAGAATACAACCAAATGCCTAAACTCATTCAAAAAGCATCTGTCACATTTAATTAGCCTGAGCTGCTAAAAGCAAGTGTGCTATATGCAAAAGTACCATCAATAATACATATAGCCCAATCTCAAAACAGTCCTTTGGGGATTGGTTATCTATAATTCACTGAATGCAACAAAAGACATTCTAAGATGGGTGAGTCTTGTCAGTGAGGGTGACCAGAAAGCCTAAGTAACAGGAGAAAGACTCAGGTAGGACTTAAAAAAGATTAGGACGGTGGAGTGACAAAGGCCTTAAAAACTAGGCTTAAGGGTGTGCCATGGAGCACAGGTTGACAGGTCAGAGAATTCAGACTGCTGTAACATGGGTGTGCTGGGCCCAAGAGAGGGTGGTCTGGAAAAATAACTCTCactgtgctgtggtgtcaagaGAGAGGAAGACATGACAGCACCTTGGGTGGGATGGAAGGGAAAGGGTGTTATAATACTGAGGAAGAAAATCAGGGGAGATACCTAGAGCCACACAGACTACAGTGGTAATTATAACCTGTGCGGGACAGACTTACAGGGGATGTTCActttctatattatatatattcagaGTAGTgtgaattaagaaagaaaatgttttaagtttttaaaattattctggcCTGGAGTGGTGAATGCCAGTAAGCCTGGAACTTTGgaaggcctaggcaggaggatcacttgagatcaggtgtttgaggctgcagtgagctatgatgataacaCTGCACTCCAACTTGAGTGACAGCTTGGGTgacaacactgcactccagcttgggtgacagagtaaatatatttatatatttataaatataaaaataaaataaataaaataaaaataaaatatacatatttatgtatttatatatttatatatttatataataataatatatataaataatatatttatatatttataaatataaaaataaaataaataaaataaaaatataaattatatatttataattttaaatataaatatatatttataataaaaatttatatttttataaatataaaaattatatataaatataatataattataatttataataattataattattatatataaatataatttatatattttatatttatataaatataaatatataaaataaatataaaaatataaataagtaaaaataaaataagatgatttAGAGATGGGCTAGAAGTGAAGAAACACTATCAAGATTGGGAGGGACAGAAAGTCTAGGTAAAAAGATAGCAATGTCCATTTTCAAAAAGGCTGACATTTTTGTTAAGTTAAATATAAAGGCTATGTGGCAGCATGTAAAAAAGCTTACATTATCACAGAAAAAACTGGAATGTCAAATACTGTactgaaaggaaaatataaaaggaactcTGGTTAGCTGCAATATCAAGATTACATGTGTGTGTATCCCAAAAGTCGCCCCTAAAGTTGCTATACATAGGAAAAGGGAAATTTAggtacctttacttacaaaatatgaagtacaaaattttacaaagaggccaggcgtggtggctcatgcctgtcatcctagcactccgggaggctgaggcgggaagactgtttgatctcaggagtttcagaccagcctaagactccatctctactaaaaatgaaaagctgggtggcgcctgtggctcagcgggcagggcgctggccccatatgccgagggtggcgggttccaacccagccccggccaaactgcaacaaaaaaatagccgggccttgtggcgggtgcctgtagtcccagctactcgggaggctgaggcaagagaattgcctaagcccaaggatttggaggttgctgtgagctgtgtgaggccacggcactctaccgagggcgataaggtgagactctgtctctacaaaaaaaaaaaaaaaaaaaatgaaaagctgaggcaagaggatcgcttgaccctaagagtttgaggatgatgtcagctatgacaccatggcactagggtgacaaactgaggctctatccacccccccaaaaaaaatttttttgaagaggTGGCCAATATATACagaatgttttgtaaaaattttgGGACACCCTGAATTTAGAGTTCCATTAATGTTACCataatatctttatgataattacatatatatgttttcttttatttttttatttttttttgcagttgttcgccggggctgagtttgaacccgccaattctggcatatgggaccagcgccctacccctttgagccacaggcgccaccctatgttttcttttttttttttgtagagacagagtctcactgtaccgccctcgggtagagtgccgtggcgtcacacagctcacagcaacctctaactcttgggcttacgcgattctcttgcctcagcctcccgagcagctgggactacaggtgcccaccacaatgcccggctatttttttttgttgttgcagtttggctggggctgcgtttgaacccgccaccctcagcatatggggccggcgccctactcactgagccacaggcgccaccccaccctATGTTTTCTAATTGAGTTAAATTTCAGGTGCTGCCAGGAGGAACTGATAGAGATGGCCTGAGACAATAAAAGACAAAGACGAGGAGAACAGAATCCAGGTTCTAGTCCCAGCTGTGCCATCAAGCTGGGGGATCTCCGGCTTTCCTTTGGGACTAGCCTTCATCATTCTAAAATGATGAGATAGACAAAATCCTAAGAGGGAGAAAACTCCCTGAGGGCTGTCACTGTAACTAGTTTGAGTGTCAGGGAAGCtcagaattagaaaagaagagaacCAGCAAATAACAGAGCAGAAAAAGCCAGAAGTTTCAAGAAGGTCTCCTATAACTCAACATGGAAAGAGCCAGCTATCTGTAATCATTGTTCACAGCAGCATATTCACAATAATCAAAAGGTGGAAACATCCCAAATGTCCACcggcagatgaatggataaacaaaatatggttaTATATGGAAgatggactattattcagcctcaaaagggatgaaattctgacacatgccaccacatggatgaactttgaagcCTCAATAAAAAAGGGCCCAGGCCGACACACAAGGACAAATATTggatgattccacttatatgaggtacccaGCATACTCAGattcatagagatagaaagtagaacagcggctaccaggggctgggggagacGGGAAAcagggagttagtgtttaatgggtatagagtttcagtttgggatgaAGAGAAAGTTCTGGAGGGAGGTGGTGCTGGCAGCACAACAATAAGAATGTGCTTGATGCCACTGAACTATACatctaaaaatggttaaaatggtaaacccaggggttctccaccttcctaatgctgcgaccctttaatacagttcctcatttgtggtgaccccaaccataaaattattttcattgctagcaacgcctggctattttgttgttgtagttgtcattgttgtttagcaggcccggtctgggctcaaacccagcagtctcagtgtatgtggctggcgccctaatcactgagctaccagcgccgagcttatttgtttgttttgagacagagtctcaactcagTTGCCCCGGGTACAGTaccctggcattatagctcagaacaacctcaaactcttgggttcaagcaatccttttgcctcatcctcccgaaagttgggactagaggtgcctgccacaacgcctggctggtttttctatttttaatagagacagggtctcactcttgctcaggctgatctggagcTCCCAAGTTTAAGgaatccacccatctctgcctcccagagtgctaggacaagCATAAACCACCACCCCTGGCAGGAATTTTGGTTACAGGCCTGGCAacatatgtaatcctagcactctgggagaccaaggcggatGTACTGCTTAAGTTccagatcagactgagcaagaatgagatcctccccaccaccaaaaaaaaaaaaaaaaattatgagatcccgtctctactcaatatagaaaactagctgggtgtcttagtgggtgcctgtagtcgtagctactcaggaggctaaggcaagaggatctcttgagtccaggagtttgaggttgctgtgagctatgatgctatagcactctccctaagaggacagagtgagaccctgtctcaaaaaaaacccacattttttctttgttacaaaAAAAGACTGTATCTAAATATAATGGCCCAAGGAAAGTCATTGTGCTGTAGCTAATCAGGTCACGCCCGCCCCCTGCTCACCGAGATGACCCGCAGGTTGACGTCCTTGGGCTGCAGCGGGTAGGCGCTGGTGCACTGGAGGAAGCAGAAGTTGGGGTTGAGGGGCTTCACGATCTGATAGACCTGCTTCATGGTGTCCATCGACTGCATCCCGCTGGAGATTACCATTGGGCGACCTGGGGAACCCAACGTCCACACCATCGTCACTTTCTCTTTAGGGGTTCTGACTCCCTCAAACACATCCCAGCTGTTGGTCTCAGGGCTCAACTGCACTCCATAGCCATCACTTACAACACTGTGGGGGAACAGAGGTGAGCTTGGTGGGTGCCTGCCCTCAACCACAGGAAATCCACAGGAAATATGGACTCCCCTCAGTCCCCCATTATTCTTGACCAAAGTGAACTGAATTAAGGAGGCAGAGGAGTTTCACACTCCCTAGAAAGAAATCGAGCATCTCCTCTGAGTAAGAGGATGCACAGCATGGCTATATGGCAGGGTGCGGGCTGACCCCTAATTCGAGAGCCTGGGGCTGCCACTTTCAGTTGTTGTGGGAAGAGCACTGTCCCTCTCCACGTTTCAGATGCGTCCTCTGTGAAATATGAGTAAGCATAAAGCATCATAATCATGACCTACTTCAGTCCTAGGGCTGTTACAGGGACCCAATGAGGTCACTCATGCTGCAAAACCACTTTATAAGCTGTACTATGCAGATACTATagctaaagaatatttttcaaatcagAGTTTCCTCTAAAAAGTTGTCTATATATACCAtcatatctttaatttctttttttttttttttttttgagacagtctcactcagtcatcctgggtagagtgccatggcatcacagctcatagcaacctcaaacacttgggcgtaagtgatcctcttgcctcagcctcccaagtagctgggactataggtgcctgccacacacccagctagtttttctatttttagtagagatagggtcttgttcttgctcaagttgttcttgaattcctgagctcaagcaatccacctgcctgggcctcccagtgctaggattacaggtgtgagccactgcccagtttcttataaatatatatattttttgagatagagttttactttgtcaccctcagtagagtgcagtgccatcattgctcacagcaacctcaaactcttaggctcaagtgatcctcttacctcagcctcccaagtagctaggactagaggtgcccaccaccatacctgcctatttttagagctgatgtctcattctggctcaggctggtcttgaccctgcgagctcaggcaatccacccacctcagccagagtgctaagattacaggcgtgagccacctcgcccagcccataaattaaaaaaaaaaaaaaattaattaaaacttctttaaaaatttcttataaaaactgtcatatacttcatttctttcaagTTAGCACATTAAAAGTGGAAGTATGTGCTGATCAAAAAGAAGTTTCTAAAATTCATCTTCATGAGATCTACCTCAACATGGGGCACCACAAAGGGAGTAAAAATACGAAGGTTTGGGCACCCTCAGATTTTACGACAAAAATTAGACACTCACCTTTTTTGGCTGTCTTTTCCAGATAAGGAAAATTGTTAGTGTCCCCAGATCCAACTTTGAAAAATGGAACATTCAGTTCGTGCAGAAATTCAACTGCCATCTACAAAAATCAAAGAGGACCTCCTTTTTACTACTGCTCAAAAACACTGTCCTCACAATAGGAATAACATACAAATAGATAATGGCCCTCCTCTCACCCAGCAAGAAGGACTCCTAACAACTTGAAAGCAGACAAAGATTTGTCCTCAGTCATTTCACTCAATTTCAAATGTTCATTCATATCCACCCATCTACTTGTCCAACAAACATTGAGTGCTTGTCTGCCCTGGCTACAACAATCAGGAAAGGAATATCCCTGGCCAGACCCTGCCTTTCCCAGGGGCCCAGGCCCAGGGAACAAACACGAAAAGAGTCATGACCTAATCTTGACACAGAAAACCAAGCATTAAGAAAGTTAACAGCCCTCAAAGGTCTTCCCTTTTACTCAGGGTCAAAAATGCAGGAAAAGATGTCATTTCAATCCTAGCCAAAAGGGCAAAATGGAGCATTTTGTGGCTCTGCCTTGACATAGTCAAGGGCCCAGTAAGCCAAGCCTATTCAGACCTCAAACCATGCAGCCCACAGAAAAGCAAACCTCAGTCATGTTTTTTGGAAACAACATCATTTCTTCAACATCCTTCTCTGGGATTCATCAGTAGTAAAACTCAGGAAATTGGTAAACATCAGCAAATACTTGCTAAAGAAATCAGTAGATCACAAATTTTAAGAGTAGCCAGGCACAGTATCTCACGCCCGaactcctagcattctgggaggcagaggctgatggattgcttgagctcaggggctTAAGAcaagcctgtgcaagagtgagactctgactctactaaaaacaggaaaaaaactagccaggcattgtggcaggtccctgtctgtcagggaggctgaggcaagagaattactccagggcaagtgtttgaggttactgtgagctatgatgccagggcagtgTACCCagagctataaagtgagactctatctcaaaaaaaaaaaaaaaaaaaaaaattacaagagtaAAAATCTCAGTTTGCTGTCAAATTACAATAACTCAAAAATCTACTTTTTATTCCTATTTGTTTTAAGCTTACTTGAGGTGTGATTGGTGTACTAAAAACTGTAGAAGGTATATACAATTTGGTAAGCTTGAATTTATGCGTACACTCATGTTACCTTCACCACAaagtaataaatacatacatcacCTCCAAAAGTATTCTtgagtggtttgtttttttttttttgtagtttttggccggggctgggtttgaacctctggcatatggggccggcaccctactcctttgagccacaggcgccgccctcttgagtggttttttaaaaattgaatttggaCATCAGAAGTAGGAAAAATGAGTATCTCCAAATGGTTCCAAGTATCTTAGTTCTACCCTAAAAATCTGCCTGAGATTCAGTAGTAAGTTAGGGCTTGATGCGTAGGCCAGTGCTTCTGACACATGATCACGTGCAACATAAATATCCCAGGTAAGGTGTAATACAACTTCTGATTTTGTTGGTCTAGGGGGTACCTGAAAGGTTTTCATTTCTATTAAGTCCCTTGGTAATGCCATTGCTGCTGCTGGTCCAtaaattctaccttttttttttttctgagacagagtctcactatgtcaccctcagtagagtggggtggcatcacagctcacagcaacctcagactcatgagcttaaatgattctcttgcctcagcctcccaagtagctgggactataagcacccgttgcaatgcctggctattttttgttgcagttgtcattgttgtttagctggcctgggccaggttcaaacccaccagcctcggtgtatggctggtgccataaccactgtactatgggtgctgagACAACACAAATTCTACTCTTGAGTGTCAAGGAGCTGGACTACCAGGCATGAAACCCGAGAAGGCATAAGTGTGGTAAGGAACACATATGAGAAGATCATTCTGCAGGCAGCTCTTTAAACCACCCACTGCAGCCTGAGCTTCCTCCATTTTCCCAGCAGGTGATGAGCTACTGCCAACACTGCAGCCTAACTCAAAAGCCTCAGAGGTAACTCTGCTCCTGTGGAAATCCTCTAACATCTGGGTGGGAGCTGCTGGAGAGCCTCGAGGAGCAGTCAGCGAGCCTGTGAACACTTCCAAGGCACCGTGCAACCCTCTCACCGCCAGGCGCCTCACTACCTTTTCATGCTGCTCTTGCTGCTCTTCCCCTCTGCTttattcttcctcttctctttctcctttcataTTTTTCTACCTTTCTCTTTCCAATTGTTTACATGTTTCCTGCTGTTAAACAGCCCTAAGACAGAAAACATTCATTTATAACAGATTTATTGAAAAAAGTCTAATTGCCCCACCCTTCTCACTCTATCTGGCCAATGAAGAGAGCATTTTCCGTTTAAAGGGGGAAACTCTAAGTTTTCTTCTATATAATGTTCAGTTGTGGGAGTGTGACCTTCCAGGGCATAAACACCTGGATGTACCCACTCAGCAGGGGGGCAGCACGAGCTGGGACAAGGAAGGGCGAAATGCAGGGAAAAAACCACTCTGCAAAAGCTCACCTACAGAGCACGCACCCTCCTGCCCACCCCTCCTGTCCATTTAGGACTTTTTAAGACTGGGAAAACAAATTCTTAGAGATAATGAGAATTCTATAATTCCCCGGGTGAGGACTAACTGGAAGATTCCTGCTGGGAAGAGAAGGGCACCGCATTTTGCAGTCCTCCTGGGGAGCTGGCGCCATCTAGTTATCATTTAGAAAATTGCCACTTGGCGATCATCACCCTGCACAGGGCGCCCTCTTCAGGAATCTGGAAAATTCTGCCGGGCCTTCCGGCCAGAAGCCATAACCCTATGCTCTGGGGCGGCCCTTCTTTCCATGAACTCCTTGCCCTCCTCTACTGACAGCTCCCCCCTGCATGTAGGGTACAATGCAGCCAGAGgactcttccctccctcctacccCACAGCAAAATGCCACAGTCTGAAAGCAACTCAGCCAACCTGTGACCTTCCTCCAACACCCCAGCTGGGTTCAACACCCAGAATAGGGCCCCACCACAGACTCCTTTGGGGGAGCCCTGCACTGCCACTAATTCTTTGGAGGATCCTCGTAGATCAAATTGTCcgacttttactttttttgagacagagcctcaagctgtcacccttggtagagtgccgttacatcacagctcacagcaaccttcaactcctgggctaaagcgattctccagcctcagcctcccaagtagctgaaactacaggcgcctgccataacgcctggctatttatttatttattttggggggttgcagccatcattgttgttttggcaggctcaggctggattcagaaa
This region of Nycticebus coucang isolate mNycCou1 chromosome 2, mNycCou1.pri, whole genome shotgun sequence genomic DNA includes:
- the NANS gene encoding sialic acid synthase, which gives rise to MPLELELCPGRWVGGQHPCFIIAEIGQNHQGDLDLAKRMIRTAKECGADCAKFQKSELEFKFNRKALERPYTSKHSWGKTYGEHKRHLEFSHDQYRELQRYAEEVGIFFTASGMDEMAVEFLHELNVPFFKVGSGDTNNFPYLEKTAKKGRPMVISSGMQSMDTMKQVYQIVKPLNPNFCFLQCTSAYPLQPKDVNLRVISEYQKVFPDIPVGYSGHETGIAISVAAVALGAKVLERHITLDKTWKGSDHSASLDPGELAELVRAVRLVERALGSPTKQLLPCEMACNEKLGKSVVAKVKIPEGTILTLDMLTVKVGEPKGYPPEDIFNLVGKKVLVTIEEDDSIMEESIENHGKKIKS